In Paenibacillus xylanilyticus, the genomic window TTCTATGCGCTGGGCACAGAGTCGGTCATTCCTGTAGGGAGTGGTGTGGTTATTCATGACAAGGAGCAGCACCGCATTCATATTCTGATTGGGGAAGAAGAATTGACATTTGTACCCCTAATCTAGGGCCGAATATAAGGGGAATTCTAGCGTGGAAACCGGAAGGGGAAACGCCTGGAAGCCTTACGGCTATTGGCTCTAACGCCATTTACAGTATTGGATTTTGAGTTCCGTACGTGGTAAGATGAGAGTCATGAAACGGGCGAGCCGCAGAGCGGCTAACCTATGACGGTTGGGGTTACTGTGGTAGCACCAAGGTTTCGGATGGCATGAGGGACAGGGTTAGAGACTACCCTTGTGCCGTCTTTATGGGGAGGAAGATAACGTATGGTTTTTACGCAAGAAGAAGTCGAAGCTCATCTGGGAAGGCTGGAAGGCTGGGAACTGGAGGAGGGACGGTGGATTGTCCGCAAGTTCGTATTTTCCAACTACATGAAAGGGATTGCATTCGTGGATGAGGTCGCGGCGATCTCGGAAGCATTTAATCATCATCCTTTTATTACGATTGATTATACAACGGTTACGCTGCGTCTCACGTCGTGGGATGAGGGTGGAATTACATCTGTAGATATTAAGGAAGCAGAGCAGTTTAACGAAACGTTTGAGAAAATGAGGACGACATAGCCGGGATCGGTTATCGTTGTGCTGCCAAGAAATGAGGAAGCATACATGTCAGACATGAATCAGAATAAGCCTCTGATCGCGGTTGTAGGCAGTCTCAATATGGACCTCGTGGTGAAGACCGATATCATCCCGGAAGAGGGAGAAACGGTAAGCGGTGAGGAGCTTCACTATCTGGCGGGAGGCAAAGGGGCTAACCAAGCCGTTGCTACTGCACGTCT contains:
- a CDS encoding 4a-hydroxytetrahydrobiopterin dehydratase; amino-acid sequence: MVFTQEEVEAHLGRLEGWELEEGRWIVRKFVFSNYMKGIAFVDEVAAISEAFNHHPFITIDYTTVTLRLTSWDEGGITSVDIKEAEQFNETFEKMRTT